The Ruania alba genome window below encodes:
- a CDS encoding MFS transporter — protein sequence MTSAAVPRPKDRTLTWPVIAWSLWDWGSAAFNAVITTFVFTVYLTSDAFGPNADRSLGTALAIAGFLIAATAPVIGQRADRAGRRTLWLGVNTALVIAASASLFFVQPSAEYLWLGLVLLAAGNIAFEFAGVNYNAMLADVSTPRTVGRVSGIGWGMGYLGGIVLLLFLYLGLIQPEVGLFGITGEDGLDVRVSMLFCAGWTLLFSIPLLLTVRDGPRPTQQGAQAGLIESYRLLFGTIRDLWRADHNTVYFLLASAVFRDGLAGVFTFGGVIAAGTFGFSPGDVIIFGVVANVVAGIATIIAGRIDDAVGPKRVIMASLIAMVIMGVLIFVLHDGGRTVFWTCGLALAAFVGPAQSASRTFLARLIPAGREGEVFGLYATTGRAVSFLAPSMWTLAISLGLVVTGADDAQYWGILGIVLVLLVGLALLTRVKPHDHAGAAGFGGSQGADADAAGEPGTDS from the coding sequence ATGACCAGCGCTGCTGTGCCCCGGCCCAAGGACCGCACCCTCACCTGGCCGGTGATCGCCTGGTCGCTGTGGGACTGGGGGTCGGCCGCGTTCAACGCGGTGATCACCACCTTCGTCTTCACCGTGTACCTGACCTCCGACGCGTTCGGCCCGAACGCCGACCGCAGCCTGGGCACCGCCCTGGCGATCGCCGGGTTCTTGATCGCAGCGACCGCGCCGGTGATCGGGCAGCGCGCCGACCGCGCCGGGCGCCGCACCCTCTGGCTCGGCGTGAACACCGCACTGGTGATCGCCGCGTCCGCCTCGCTGTTCTTCGTCCAGCCCTCCGCCGAATACCTCTGGCTCGGCCTGGTGCTGCTCGCGGCCGGGAACATCGCCTTCGAGTTCGCAGGAGTGAACTACAACGCGATGCTCGCCGACGTCTCCACCCCACGCACGGTCGGCCGGGTCTCCGGGATCGGGTGGGGCATGGGCTACCTCGGCGGCATCGTCCTGCTGCTGTTCCTCTACCTCGGGTTGATCCAGCCGGAAGTCGGCCTGTTCGGCATCACCGGCGAGGACGGCCTCGACGTGCGGGTGAGCATGCTCTTCTGCGCCGGGTGGACCCTGCTGTTCTCGATCCCGCTGCTGCTCACCGTGCGCGACGGCCCGCGACCGACACAACAGGGCGCCCAGGCCGGACTGATCGAGTCCTACCGGCTCCTGTTCGGCACCATCCGGGACCTGTGGCGCGCCGATCACAACACGGTGTACTTCCTGCTCGCCTCGGCCGTGTTCCGGGACGGTCTGGCCGGGGTCTTCACCTTCGGGGGTGTGATCGCGGCGGGCACGTTCGGCTTCTCCCCCGGTGACGTGATCATCTTCGGAGTGGTGGCCAACGTGGTGGCCGGGATCGCCACCATCATCGCCGGTCGGATCGATGATGCCGTCGGCCCGAAGCGGGTGATCATGGCGTCGCTGATCGCGATGGTGATCATGGGTGTGCTCATCTTCGTCCTGCACGACGGCGGCCGTACCGTGTTCTGGACGTGCGGCCTGGCCCTGGCTGCTTTCGTCGGGCCGGCACAGTCGGCCTCGCGCACCTTCCTGGCGCGCCTCATCCCCGCCGGACGCGAGGGTGAGGTGTTCGGCCTGTACGCCACCACCGGCCGGGCGGTGAGCTTCCTCGCCCCGAGCATGTGGACGCTGGCCATCTCCCTCGGGCTGGTGGTCACCGGTGCCGACGACGCCCAGTACTGGGGCATCCTCGGGATCGTCCTCGTGCTCCTGGTGGGACTGGCCCTCCTGACCCGGGTGAAGCCGCACGATCACGCGGGCGCCGCGGGGTTCGGTGGCTCCCAGGGTGCTGATGCGGACGCCGCCGGCGAACCGGGCACAGACTCCTGA
- a CDS encoding amidohydrolase family protein, translated as MTIKEGDVPVRRADVLIQNAHVVTFDDDRRVVADGAIAITDGVIAEVGPTAELAERWDPARRVLASGQIAIPGLTDAHFHTAQTLMRGLISTLQQTRALRVPTWREYYLPFEAALTPEDVQLSGELAYTTMLAGGTTNFLESGGPHPELMASAAEQVGIRGTVTVSTMDTGSRIPESMITTTEQALARNVAVVDALPTAADGSNRVTGGMSLRQVITCSTELVTAIHAEAQRRGVKVHTHLVEGTYEIDYCLERYGLRPVDYLRDIGVFTPTLHGAHSVLAGDADISAYAEHQVSACHCAKGNYAIGAAPAIRMWRRGVPIGLGTDGVATLGTLDIFRVAMLARVGQQLVEATGSHNRNGIAPEEPLSMAIRGGARASGFADHLGALTAGRRADVVLVGTSSADAAGYASPEAFLYECASGRDVESVFVDGQQVVADGEVTTVDVERVRYQAARRQRELMDAIG; from the coding sequence GTGACCATCAAGGAAGGGGACGTCCCCGTGCGCCGTGCCGACGTGCTGATCCAGAACGCCCACGTGGTGACCTTCGACGACGACCGGCGGGTCGTGGCCGACGGCGCCATCGCGATCACCGACGGGGTGATCGCCGAGGTCGGACCCACCGCCGAGCTCGCGGAGCGCTGGGACCCGGCGCGCCGGGTGCTGGCCTCCGGGCAGATCGCGATCCCGGGCCTCACCGACGCCCACTTCCACACGGCACAGACCTTGATGCGCGGCCTGATCTCCACCCTGCAGCAGACCCGAGCGCTGCGCGTGCCGACCTGGCGTGAGTACTACCTGCCGTTCGAGGCCGCCCTCACCCCGGAGGATGTGCAGCTCTCCGGCGAGCTGGCGTACACCACGATGCTCGCCGGCGGGACCACGAACTTCCTCGAGTCCGGCGGACCGCACCCCGAGCTGATGGCGTCCGCCGCCGAGCAGGTGGGCATCCGCGGCACCGTCACGGTCTCCACGATGGACACCGGGTCCCGGATCCCCGAGTCGATGATCACGACGACGGAGCAAGCCCTGGCCAGGAACGTCGCCGTGGTCGACGCCCTGCCCACCGCCGCCGACGGCTCCAACCGGGTCACCGGAGGCATGTCGCTACGCCAGGTCATCACCTGCAGTACCGAGCTGGTGACGGCGATCCACGCCGAAGCGCAGCGGCGCGGGGTGAAGGTGCACACGCACCTGGTGGAGGGCACCTACGAAATCGACTACTGCCTGGAACGGTACGGGCTCCGCCCGGTGGACTACCTGCGCGACATCGGGGTCTTCACCCCCACGCTGCACGGCGCACACTCGGTGCTCGCCGGGGATGCCGACATCTCCGCATACGCCGAGCATCAGGTCTCCGCCTGCCACTGCGCGAAGGGGAACTACGCGATCGGTGCGGCACCGGCGATCCGCATGTGGCGCCGCGGGGTGCCCATCGGGCTCGGTACGGACGGGGTGGCCACCCTGGGCACGCTGGACATCTTCCGGGTGGCGATGCTCGCCCGAGTGGGCCAGCAGCTGGTGGAGGCCACCGGCAGCCACAACCGGAACGGCATCGCTCCCGAGGAGCCGCTCTCGATGGCCATCCGTGGCGGTGCCCGGGCGAGCGGGTTCGCCGACCACCTCGGTGCCCTCACCGCCGGACGGCGCGCCGACGTCGTGCTGGTTGGCACCTCCAGCGCCGACGCTGCCGGTTACGCCTCCCCGGAGGCGTTCCTGTACGAGTGCGCCAGCGGGCGGGACGTGGAGTCGGTCTTCGTGGACGGACAGCAGGTGGTCGCCGACGGTGAGGTGACCACGGTGGACGTCGAGCGGGTCCGGTACCAGGCCGCCCGCCGTCAGCGTGAGCTGATGGACGCGATCGGCTGA
- a CDS encoding phosphatase PAP2 family protein, which produces MTTMAPTSPPRSVQPAPQSGAARFWGAAVPIAAAVLSAVAVVVLWWVFVTTRSGQLLDDVAALGAAFGRDTLEPLLTPVLTIVSIPFVAAALIAAVALAVLQRRQSIAVGAVVLLGGANLTTQLLKAVLPRPDLDVTYALGNSLPSGHTTVAASVAATALLIAPHRLRGVVAVAGAVYASLTGLGTLVGGWHRPSDVVAAYLVVAAWYFLVEASRQFRSATPLPRGYRTAPPVNAAAVLGGLGLLSGVVAVAIGAWVLAELPAPGTVIMDPGSAGTTLAYAGGSLAVAATACLTMGSMLVMRPYERG; this is translated from the coding sequence ATGACCACGATGGCCCCCACCAGCCCGCCCCGCTCAGTGCAGCCCGCACCACAGTCCGGAGCTGCCCGGTTCTGGGGTGCTGCCGTCCCGATCGCGGCGGCGGTGCTCAGCGCGGTGGCCGTGGTTGTCCTCTGGTGGGTGTTCGTGACCACCCGCAGCGGTCAGTTGCTCGACGATGTGGCAGCACTGGGGGCGGCGTTCGGGCGGGACACACTGGAGCCGCTGCTCACCCCGGTACTGACGATCGTGTCCATCCCGTTCGTGGCCGCTGCGCTGATCGCCGCCGTGGCACTCGCCGTGCTGCAACGGCGCCAGTCGATCGCCGTCGGTGCCGTGGTGCTCCTCGGCGGGGCGAACCTGACCACGCAACTGCTCAAGGCCGTCCTGCCGCGACCCGACCTGGACGTCACCTACGCCCTGGGGAACTCGCTGCCATCAGGGCACACCACCGTGGCCGCATCGGTGGCGGCCACGGCGTTGTTGATCGCTCCGCACCGTCTGCGCGGCGTGGTGGCCGTGGCCGGTGCCGTCTACGCCAGCTTGACCGGACTCGGCACTCTGGTGGGCGGCTGGCACCGCCCATCGGACGTGGTGGCCGCCTATCTCGTGGTGGCTGCCTGGTACTTCCTCGTCGAGGCATCCCGGCAGTTCCGGTCTGCCACCCCGCTGCCACGTGGCTATCGCACAGCACCACCGGTGAACGCGGCCGCCGTGCTCGGCGGCCTCGGTCTGCTCAGCGGTGTCGTCGCGGTCGCGATCGGTGCCTGGGTGCTGGCTGAACTGCCTGCTCCGGGCACCGTAATTATGGATCCGGGCAGCGCCGGGACCACCCTCGCGTACGCTGGGGGTAGCCTCGCTGTGGCGGCGACGGCGTGCCTGACGATGGGCAGCATGCTCGTGATGCGGCCCTACGAACGCGGCTGA
- a CDS encoding DUF7059 domain-containing protein, with translation MDEPNAQAVQALRADLTDAEYTVDRLTEVLGPVPMAALAREQVLPAVRAARSAGPDPAALLARAFILGDTLSPAELDTALPRTGAAGAKQLGLTTGPTPVRGAVDLRPIDTAAGEFWLAADLGEATTGRAVTGDHVLGMGGASRTLAELTLRHPVGRTLDLGTGCGVQALNVAPFSGEVVATDISARALAFARLNAALNDVPLDLRAGSMLEPVAGEQFDLVVSNPPFVITPRAAGITEYTYRDGGRRGDDVVRDLVTGVADVLAPGGVAQLLVNWEVRDGEGRFDRIQAWLTESGLDGWVIQRESADAAEYAETWLRDGGITPDRDRDAWERGYAAWLDDFADRGVVAVGFGYVTLSKPDQSDGVAPAGPARAPWHRVEEFTGPVTGPLWPTIAATLQAKDALAALDDGAFAEQALTVAADVTEERHYRPGSAHPEVIVLHQGGGLGRSVRADTALAAVVGTCDGDLSVAQIAAGVAALTDTDRDAVLASVLPQVRELVLDGFLLL, from the coding sequence ATGGACGAGCCGAACGCCCAGGCGGTGCAGGCGCTGCGCGCGGATCTCACCGACGCCGAGTACACCGTGGACCGGCTCACCGAGGTGCTCGGGCCGGTGCCGATGGCCGCCCTCGCCCGGGAGCAGGTGCTGCCCGCCGTCCGCGCCGCGCGCTCGGCCGGACCCGACCCGGCCGCGCTGCTCGCCCGCGCCTTCATCCTCGGTGACACCCTTAGTCCCGCCGAGCTGGACACCGCCCTCCCGCGCACCGGCGCCGCCGGGGCGAAGCAGCTCGGACTGACCACCGGCCCCACACCGGTGCGCGGCGCCGTCGATCTGCGCCCCATCGATACCGCTGCCGGCGAGTTCTGGCTGGCCGCCGACCTCGGTGAAGCCACCACCGGGCGGGCCGTGACCGGCGACCACGTGCTCGGGATGGGCGGCGCCTCCCGCACCCTGGCCGAGCTCACTCTCCGCCACCCGGTAGGCCGCACCCTGGACCTGGGCACCGGGTGCGGCGTGCAGGCCCTCAATGTGGCTCCGTTCAGCGGGGAGGTGGTGGCCACGGACATCTCCGCCCGTGCTCTCGCCTTCGCCCGGCTGAACGCCGCCCTCAACGACGTGCCGCTCGACCTGCGCGCTGGGTCGATGCTGGAGCCGGTGGCCGGTGAGCAGTTCGACCTGGTGGTCTCCAACCCACCGTTCGTGATCACTCCGCGGGCTGCGGGCATCACCGAGTACACCTACCGGGACGGCGGCCGTCGCGGTGACGATGTGGTGCGCGACCTGGTCACAGGGGTGGCCGACGTGCTCGCCCCGGGCGGTGTGGCGCAGCTGCTCGTGAACTGGGAGGTTCGCGATGGTGAGGGCCGCTTCGACAGGATCCAGGCCTGGCTGACCGAGTCCGGCCTGGACGGATGGGTGATCCAGCGGGAGAGCGCCGACGCGGCCGAGTACGCCGAGACCTGGCTGCGCGACGGTGGCATCACCCCGGACCGGGACCGGGATGCCTGGGAGCGCGGCTATGCCGCATGGCTGGACGACTTCGCCGACCGTGGTGTGGTTGCCGTCGGGTTCGGGTACGTCACCCTGTCCAAGCCGGACCAGTCCGACGGCGTCGCTCCCGCCGGCCCGGCCCGTGCCCCCTGGCACCGGGTGGAGGAATTCACCGGTCCGGTCACCGGGCCGCTGTGGCCCACCATCGCGGCCACCCTGCAGGCCAAGGACGCACTGGCGGCGCTGGATGACGGGGCGTTCGCCGAGCAGGCTCTCACCGTCGCCGCCGACGTCACCGAGGAACGGCACTATCGGCCCGGATCGGCCCACCCCGAGGTGATCGTGCTGCACCAGGGTGGCGGGCTCGGCCGGAGCGTGCGGGCGGACACGGCCCTCGCCGCGGTGGTGGGCACCTGCGATGGGGACCTGAGCGTCGCGCAGATCGCCGCCGGGGTGGCCGCGCTCACCGACACCGATCGGGACGCCGTGCTCGCGTCCGTGCTGCCGCAGGTCCGCGAACTGGTGCTGGACGGGTTCCTGCTGCTCTGA
- a CDS encoding ABC transporter permease: MTAPTRTRGGVKAAGPARHGTLMHTGGVIGAVLALWLATAFLLRDTSLVPYPWELAAQFAADGSLLAANIGPTLSTAVWGFGLGVVVIIPLVVISILAPTWEPVVVRVAVVVHVIPFVAIAPILVVVFQGQTARVVVAALAVYFPLLINLLLGLRSTDDRARDVVFAAGGGPLTTLRMVRVPSALPSLVAGLQIAVPAAVLGALIAEFFGANEGLGAILISAQDALMINRVWAIAITMGLVSAAGYALVTIAARILVPWAGKGGSVGTSVAGAEQVRLHPWQLLVGALASVVVLVGGWWSLRPVFGLDEFFVKDPLDVWRFLQEGNPFTGAPAEEFWTAFTTALGESAVHAAVGFVVGTLVAVSAAVLLVAVPSLERAVMPFAIVLRSMPLVAITPLIVLVFGRDLVGVTVLVTLVTFFPTLVTVMAGLKAAPDGALDVIYASGGSARTAAFRARIPYALPAITASARIAVPGAVTGATLAEWIATGNGLGNLLTSAAVRADYFTLWSGGLLLVLIVLVLYSAINLIDRLVARRLGVAF; this comes from the coding sequence ATGACCGCACCCACCCGCACCCGTGGCGGCGTGAAGGCCGCCGGCCCGGCGCGCCACGGCACCCTGATGCACACCGGTGGCGTCATCGGCGCCGTACTGGCGCTGTGGCTGGCCACCGCCTTTCTGCTCCGGGACACCAGCCTGGTCCCGTACCCGTGGGAGCTCGCAGCGCAGTTCGCGGCGGACGGGTCACTGCTGGCTGCCAACATCGGCCCCACGCTGAGCACGGCGGTCTGGGGATTCGGCCTCGGGGTGGTGGTGATCATCCCGCTGGTGGTGATCTCCATCCTTGCGCCCACCTGGGAGCCCGTGGTGGTACGCGTGGCCGTGGTGGTGCACGTGATCCCGTTCGTGGCGATCGCCCCGATCCTGGTGGTGGTCTTCCAGGGCCAGACCGCCCGGGTGGTGGTCGCCGCCCTCGCCGTGTACTTCCCGCTGCTGATCAACCTGCTGCTCGGACTCCGCTCCACGGACGACCGGGCCCGCGACGTGGTCTTCGCAGCGGGAGGCGGCCCGCTCACCACGCTGCGCATGGTGCGGGTGCCCTCGGCGTTGCCGAGCCTCGTCGCCGGTCTGCAGATCGCCGTCCCGGCTGCCGTGCTCGGTGCGCTGATCGCCGAGTTCTTCGGTGCCAACGAAGGGCTCGGCGCGATCCTGATCAGCGCCCAGGACGCGCTGATGATCAATCGGGTGTGGGCGATCGCCATCACGATGGGACTCGTCTCCGCCGCCGGGTACGCCCTCGTGACGATCGCCGCGCGGATCCTGGTGCCGTGGGCCGGCAAGGGTGGCTCGGTCGGCACCTCCGTGGCCGGCGCCGAGCAGGTGCGGCTGCACCCGTGGCAGCTGCTGGTCGGCGCGCTCGCCTCGGTCGTGGTGCTCGTGGGCGGGTGGTGGAGCCTGCGCCCGGTCTTCGGGCTCGACGAGTTCTTCGTCAAGGACCCGCTGGACGTGTGGCGCTTCCTCCAGGAGGGGAACCCGTTCACCGGCGCCCCGGCCGAGGAGTTCTGGACCGCCTTCACGACGGCGCTCGGCGAGTCGGCTGTGCACGCGGCGGTCGGGTTCGTCGTCGGCACCCTGGTGGCCGTCTCGGCCGCCGTGCTCCTGGTGGCAGTGCCCAGTCTCGAACGTGCCGTGATGCCGTTCGCGATCGTGCTGCGCTCGATGCCACTGGTGGCGATCACCCCGCTGATCGTGCTCGTCTTCGGGCGGGACCTGGTCGGCGTGACCGTGCTGGTCACCCTCGTCACCTTCTTCCCGACCCTGGTGACCGTGATGGCCGGCCTGAAGGCGGCACCGGACGGCGCGCTCGACGTGATCTACGCCTCCGGCGGTTCGGCCCGCACGGCCGCGTTCCGCGCCCGGATCCCGTACGCCCTGCCGGCGATCACTGCCTCGGCTCGGATCGCGGTCCCCGGGGCAGTCACCGGTGCCACCCTCGCGGAGTGGATCGCCACCGGGAACGGGCTGGGCAACCTCCTCACCTCCGCCGCGGTGCGTGCCGACTACTTCACCCTGTGGAGCGGCGGGCTGCTGCTGGTGCTGATCGTGCTCGTGCTCTACTCCGCCATCAATCTGATCGACCGCCTCGTGGCCCGCCGCCTCGGTGTGGCTTTCTGA